A genomic region of Roseateles amylovorans contains the following coding sequences:
- the mmsA gene encoding multiple monosaccharide ABC transporter ATP-binding protein: MLELRGITKRFHGVTALENVHLVVHPGEIHAVVGENGAGKSTLMKVVSGVYPHPSYEGEIRFQGEERRFAGITDSEALGIIIIHQELALVPQLSIAENLFLGHEPARLGVIDRLAMHDRARELLARVGLRQSPDTRIADLGIGQQQLVEIAKALAKSVRLLILDEPTASLNESDSDALLDRLMELKAQGIACILISHKLKEITRVADRLTVLRDGRSITTMDCRHEPVSENRIIQAMVGRDLADRFPRRVPKIGELLFELRDWHVQHPVQTGREVVKGVNLTVRRGEIVGIAGLMGAGRTELAMSVFGRSYGRRITGTAMMDGQVIDVSTVPKAVAAGLAYVTEDRKSLGLLLNDSIAWNTSLANLPGVSRFGVLDEAREHNVAQDYRRQLATRCADVSQEVMHLSGGNQQKVVLAKWLFSQPRLLILDEPTRGIDVGAKFEIYGLIAQLAESGCGILMISSEMPELLGMCDRTYVMNEGRLVAELDRTEATQERIMGAIVGAKETSYA, encoded by the coding sequence ATGCTCGAATTAAGGGGCATCACCAAGCGTTTCCATGGCGTGACCGCGCTGGAGAACGTCCATCTGGTGGTGCATCCCGGCGAGATCCATGCCGTCGTCGGCGAGAACGGCGCCGGCAAGTCCACGCTGATGAAGGTCGTCAGCGGCGTCTATCCGCATCCGTCGTACGAGGGCGAGATCCGCTTCCAGGGTGAGGAGCGCCGCTTTGCCGGCATCACCGACAGCGAGGCCCTGGGCATCATCATCATTCACCAGGAGCTGGCGCTGGTGCCGCAGCTCTCGATTGCCGAGAACCTGTTCCTCGGCCATGAGCCGGCCCGCCTGGGCGTGATCGACCGGCTGGCCATGCACGATCGTGCCCGCGAACTGCTGGCCCGTGTGGGCCTGCGCCAATCGCCGGACACCCGGATCGCGGACCTGGGCATCGGTCAGCAACAGCTGGTGGAGATTGCCAAGGCGCTGGCCAAGTCGGTGCGGCTGCTGATCCTGGATGAGCCGACCGCCAGCCTCAACGAGTCCGACAGCGATGCGCTGCTGGACCGCCTGATGGAGCTGAAGGCGCAGGGCATTGCCTGCATCCTCATCTCCCACAAGCTCAAGGAAATCACCCGCGTCGCCGACCGGCTGACCGTGCTGCGCGATGGCCGCTCCATCACCACCATGGACTGCCGCCACGAGCCGGTGAGCGAGAACCGCATCATCCAGGCGATGGTCGGCCGCGACCTGGCCGACCGCTTCCCCCGCCGCGTGCCCAAGATCGGCGAGCTGCTGTTCGAGCTGCGCGACTGGCATGTGCAGCATCCGGTGCAGACCGGGCGCGAGGTGGTGAAGGGCGTCAATCTGACGGTGCGTCGCGGCGAGATCGTCGGCATCGCCGGCCTGATGGGCGCGGGGCGGACCGAACTGGCGATGAGCGTGTTCGGTCGCAGCTACGGCCGCCGGATCACCGGCACCGCGATGATGGACGGCCAGGTGATCGATGTGTCCACCGTGCCCAAGGCGGTGGCGGCGGGACTCGCCTATGTCACCGAGGACCGCAAGTCCCTCGGCCTGCTGCTCAACGATTCGATTGCCTGGAACACCAGCCTGGCCAATCTGCCGGGCGTGTCCCGCTTCGGCGTGCTGGACGAAGCCCGCGAGCACAACGTGGCGCAGGACTACCGCCGGCAATTGGCCACCCGCTGCGCCGATGTCAGCCAGGAGGTGATGCATCTGTCGGGCGGCAATCAACAGAAGGTGGTGCTGGCCAAGTGGCTGTTCTCCCAACCGCGGCTGCTGATCCTGGATGAACCGACCCGCGGCATCGATGTCGGCGCCAAGTTCGAGATCTACGGCCTGATCGCGCAGTTGGCGGAAAGCGGCTGCGGGATCCTGATGATCTCGTCGGAGATGCCCGAGCTGCTGGGCATGTGCGACCGCACCTATGTCATGAATGAAGGGCGCCTGGTGGCCGAGCTGGACCGCACCGAGGCGACACAAGAACGAATCATGGGCGCCATCGTCGGCGCCAAGGAGACCAGTTATGCCTGA
- the mmsB gene encoding multiple monosaccharide ABC transporter permease — MTAPAHGAQGKGTPTETRAAPSPKPPGSGHGANGVAHFLKRHLRDYGMLLTLVGIMLLFQVLTDGTLLQPLNLTNLVLQNSYIVIMALGMLLVIVAGHIDLSVGSVCGFIGALAAVLMVNYNWPALPAGLVCLLVGAVIGGAQGWFVAYLGIPSFIVTLAGMLVFKGLALALLQGQSLGPFPDAFQALSAGFLPELFGQEDPRPTTLGLGVLLAVTAVIVSWRHRNACIRHGMETEPSPVFIARQAIIVVAVLAMSWLMASYKGLPTVMVVMVALTLAYDFIAGRTTLGRRVYAVGGNEKAARLSGVRTQRIAFLTFVNMGALAALAGLVFAARLNTATPKAGLGFELDVIAACFVGGASASGGVGKIMGAVIGAFVMGVMNNGMSILGIGIDYQQVIKGLVLLAAVFVDVYNKRKG, encoded by the coding sequence ATGACCGCCCCGGCCCATGGTGCCCAGGGCAAGGGCACGCCGACCGAAACCCGTGCGGCGCCGTCCCCCAAGCCGCCCGGATCGGGCCACGGCGCCAACGGCGTGGCCCACTTCCTCAAGCGCCACCTGCGCGACTACGGCATGTTGCTGACGCTGGTCGGCATCATGCTGCTGTTCCAGGTGCTCACCGACGGCACCTTGCTGCAGCCGCTGAACCTGACCAACCTGGTGCTGCAGAACAGCTACATCGTCATCATGGCGCTGGGCATGCTGCTGGTGATCGTGGCGGGGCACATCGACCTGTCGGTGGGCTCGGTCTGCGGCTTCATCGGCGCACTCGCGGCGGTGCTGATGGTCAACTACAACTGGCCCGCGCTGCCCGCCGGGCTGGTGTGCTTGCTGGTGGGCGCGGTGATTGGTGGCGCACAAGGCTGGTTCGTCGCCTACCTGGGCATTCCCTCGTTCATCGTCACGCTGGCCGGCATGCTGGTGTTCAAGGGCCTGGCGTTGGCGCTGCTGCAGGGCCAGTCGCTCGGCCCGTTCCCGGACGCCTTCCAGGCCCTGAGCGCCGGCTTCCTGCCGGAGCTGTTCGGCCAGGAGGATCCGCGTCCGACCACGCTCGGCCTGGGCGTGCTGCTGGCGGTGACGGCGGTGATCGTGTCCTGGCGCCATCGCAATGCCTGCATCCGTCACGGCATGGAGACGGAACCCTCGCCGGTCTTCATCGCCCGTCAGGCCATCATTGTGGTGGCGGTGCTGGCCATGAGCTGGCTGATGGCGTCCTACAAGGGCCTGCCGACGGTGATGGTGGTCATGGTCGCCCTGACGCTGGCCTACGACTTCATTGCGGGGCGGACCACCTTGGGACGCCGCGTCTATGCGGTCGGCGGCAACGAAAAGGCGGCGCGGCTGTCGGGCGTGCGGACGCAGCGGATTGCGTTCCTCACCTTCGTGAACATGGGAGCCCTGGCCGCGCTGGCGGGACTGGTGTTCGCGGCGCGCCTGAACACGGCCACGCCGAAGGCGGGTTTGGGCTTTGAGCTGGACGTGATCGCGGCCTGCTTTGTCGGCGGCGCCTCGGCCTCCGGCGGTGTGGGCAAGATCATGGGCGCGGTGATCGGCGCCTTTGTGATGGGCGTAATGAACAACGGCATGTCCATCCTCGGCATCGGCATCGATTACCAGCAGGTGATCAAGGGGCTGGTGCTGCTGGCGGCGGTGTTCGTGGATGTCTACAACAAGCGCAAGGGATGA
- a CDS encoding SH3 domain-containing protein, whose amino-acid sequence MADAFDLSLITSAVSTMAWLMASAHRQVVHAVVLGTALTALAPADARADESKSCSFGAFIEERDPAGVNVRSAPSSTATILGTLPPTWFSKTDSLQERVEVDVISSRQGWFQIRKAVDFSGLSARKPRPTYAEEGWISGNKMLVKSQASVGRSAPRSDSSVLMQVGEGETLDSDALMDASRPVDCSGHWVRLEFRENAIPKDLRATMRIHPQARQGVKPGRFRVWVNRICDIQETTCDGWPQQDE is encoded by the coding sequence TTGGCCGATGCTTTCGATCTTTCCCTCATCACTTCAGCCGTTTCCACCATGGCTTGGTTGATGGCCTCTGCGCACCGACAGGTTGTGCATGCGGTGGTGCTGGGAACGGCATTGACGGCCCTGGCACCTGCGGACGCACGCGCTGATGAATCAAAGAGCTGCTCATTCGGCGCATTCATTGAAGAGCGTGACCCTGCGGGCGTGAACGTCCGGTCAGCGCCAAGCAGCACCGCGACGATTCTTGGCACGCTGCCGCCGACCTGGTTCAGCAAGACCGACAGCCTGCAAGAGCGGGTGGAAGTCGACGTGATCAGCAGCAGGCAGGGATGGTTTCAGATTCGAAAGGCCGTCGACTTCAGTGGCCTGTCGGCTCGTAAGCCGCGTCCGACGTATGCCGAGGAGGGCTGGATTAGCGGCAACAAGATGCTGGTCAAATCCCAGGCCAGCGTGGGGCGTTCGGCGCCCCGCAGCGATTCATCGGTACTGATGCAGGTGGGAGAGGGCGAGACCCTCGACAGCGATGCGCTGATGGACGCCAGCCGGCCGGTAGACTGCTCCGGTCACTGGGTACGGCTGGAGTTTCGAGAAAACGCGATTCCCAAAGACCTTCGTGCCACGATGCGAATTCACCCTCAGGCCAGACAGGGCGTCAAGCCGGGCCGATTCAGAGTCTGGGTGAATCGAATCTGCGACATCCAGGAGACGACCTGTGATGGATGGCCCCAGCAGGACGAGTGA
- a CDS encoding choice-of-anchor tandem repeat NxxGxxAF-containing protein, whose amino-acid sequence MDLESRNWTWTVLATNADHFSDFSPYVPSINDEGRVAFQAALEAGGTGVFVSNGRDVMAVALSTDPGSPVERFASHPDLDARASLSIYATLQGGEAALVLIDAERGLQAIRPLAPAESIGPLGPTMNDRQEVAVRAVGRSGQAFTQIWRRDTWETIAAAGGSIAGFEGLPVINQRGAIVYRANLTDGQQGLFLQHDGEPRRIAATGPAFSELGRFPILNDLGQVAFAARQASGGWGIYLQDHDERHCLVNAGSQFESLRGVLINNAGLVAFYGTPVGGQLGIYAGSDEPQRLLGRGDSLFGATVTDFALNPVSVNEHGQLAVRVALNDGRQFILRGDRAD is encoded by the coding sequence ATGGACCTTGAATCTCGCAATTGGACCTGGACCGTCCTGGCCACGAACGCCGACCACTTCTCCGATTTCTCTCCGTATGTCCCGTCCATCAACGATGAAGGGCGGGTCGCGTTCCAGGCTGCGCTGGAGGCAGGCGGCACCGGGGTGTTCGTGAGCAATGGACGCGACGTCATGGCTGTCGCGCTGAGTACCGATCCAGGCAGCCCGGTTGAACGCTTCGCCAGCCATCCGGACCTGGATGCCCGCGCGTCGCTGTCGATCTACGCGACCCTGCAGGGCGGCGAGGCGGCGCTGGTGCTGATCGACGCGGAGCGAGGTTTGCAAGCCATTCGTCCGTTAGCGCCGGCTGAGTCCATCGGCCCGCTCGGCCCCACGATGAACGACCGCCAGGAGGTGGCGGTGCGAGCGGTCGGTCGCTCCGGCCAGGCCTTCACCCAGATTTGGCGCAGAGACACCTGGGAGACGATCGCCGCAGCCGGCGGATCCATCGCCGGATTCGAAGGGTTGCCGGTCATCAATCAGCGCGGAGCGATCGTCTACCGCGCCAATCTGACCGATGGGCAACAGGGCCTCTTCTTGCAGCACGACGGCGAGCCTCGCCGGATCGCGGCGACGGGTCCGGCGTTCAGTGAGCTGGGCCGTTTTCCCATCCTCAACGATCTTGGCCAGGTGGCGTTCGCCGCGAGACAGGCATCGGGCGGCTGGGGCATCTATTTGCAGGACCACGATGAACGGCACTGCCTGGTCAACGCCGGCTCACAGTTCGAGAGCCTGCGCGGCGTTCTGATCAACAACGCCGGGTTGGTGGCGTTCTATGGCACGCCCGTGGGCGGCCAGCTTGGCATCTATGCCGGCAGCGACGAGCCGCAGCGCCTGCTGGGGCGCGGTGACTCGCTCTTCGGGGCGACAGTGACGGACTTCGCCTTGAATCCCGTCTCGGTCAATGAGCACGGACAGTTGGCCGTCCGAGTCGCGCTCAATGACGGGCGCCAATTCATCTTGAGGGGCGACCGCGCCGACTGA
- a CDS encoding pirin family protein produces MTNHDQDHPAHRADPASAASSIVSVAPLGMPWETLDPFLFCVHHDDAYPPGNGRYGPDPALLAGRQIGSDFSGKNGWSMYHGQQVPGFPAHPHRGFETVTIVRKGRIDHSDSLGAGARFGGGDVQWLTAGKGIVHAEMFPLLRTDQPNALELFQIWLNLPADSKMVEPHFTMFWSQDIPRQTFLDDAGHATEVVIIAGALPVPDSSNGHGSAPDSLHGGVAKPLAPPPDSWASRLHSDLAMWTLRMAPGARWVLPPALGDGTRRKLYFFAGSRIRVDGQSVPVSSSIEVRAGATVELVNGDEPGELLMLQGRPIGEPVAQYGPFVMNTEQELRQAFEDYRRTEFGGWPWPDTAPVHGEEDGRFARHADGRTERHPSQD; encoded by the coding sequence ATGACCAACCACGATCAAGACCACCCCGCCCACCGCGCCGATCCGGCCTCTGCCGCTTCCTCCATCGTCTCCGTCGCGCCGCTGGGCATGCCCTGGGAAACACTGGATCCGTTCCTGTTCTGCGTCCACCATGACGATGCCTACCCGCCGGGGAACGGGCGGTACGGTCCGGATCCGGCCCTGCTGGCGGGCCGGCAGATCGGGTCGGACTTCTCCGGCAAGAACGGCTGGAGCATGTACCACGGGCAGCAGGTGCCGGGCTTCCCGGCCCATCCCCACCGCGGCTTCGAGACGGTCACGATCGTGCGTAAGGGTCGCATCGACCATTCCGATTCGCTGGGCGCCGGCGCCCGCTTCGGTGGCGGCGACGTGCAATGGCTCACAGCCGGCAAAGGCATCGTCCATGCGGAAATGTTCCCGCTGCTGCGCACCGATCAGCCCAATGCGCTGGAGCTGTTCCAGATCTGGCTCAACCTGCCGGCCGACAGCAAGATGGTCGAGCCGCACTTCACCATGTTCTGGTCGCAGGACATTCCTCGGCAGACGTTCCTCGATGACGCGGGCCACGCCACCGAGGTGGTGATCATTGCCGGCGCCCTGCCCGTCCCGGACTCCAGCAACGGCCACGGCAGCGCTCCAGACTCCCTGCACGGCGGCGTGGCGAAGCCGCTCGCGCCGCCGCCGGACTCATGGGCCTCGCGCCTGCACTCGGACCTGGCGATGTGGACGCTGCGGATGGCGCCCGGCGCACGATGGGTGCTGCCGCCGGCCCTGGGCGACGGCACACGCCGCAAGCTCTACTTCTTTGCTGGCAGCCGCATCCGCGTCGATGGTCAGTCGGTGCCGGTGAGTTCATCGATCGAGGTCCGCGCAGGCGCGACCGTGGAATTGGTCAACGGGGATGAGCCTGGGGAGCTGCTGATGCTGCAAGGTCGTCCGATCGGCGAGCCGGTGGCGCAGTACGGGCCGTTTGTCATGAACACCGAGCAGGAGCTTCGCCAGGCGTTCGAGGACTACCGCCGCACCGAGTTCGGCGGCTGGCCCTGGCCGGACACCGCCCCGGTGCATGGAGAGGAAGACGGCCGCTTTGCGCGACATGCGGATGGGCGAACGGAGCGGCATCCGTCGCAGGACTGA
- a CDS encoding YihY/virulence factor BrkB family protein, giving the protein MSRLKDRFQRLQRSVMRLPVIGVLLQAIRNYVLHQSANQAGSMAFSSVLSMFPLLLLLSAGAAYIGSPGDAAALATRAVEYAPPLVRSALQPVVNQVLAQRSQALLAIGLFVTLWTASSGMQAVRTALNRSYGIQRGLPFWKARLKVTLFTVVVGGGILLIFSSVIVMPYVWEALERSVGAGQDTLWLRHSVRYGVALPVLVLLYALLYGWLPDTPQRLRTVLPGAVVGAVLWVAAAAVLSYTLRSAGKLALLYGSFAGVVATLVFLYMSATTLIYGAEVNGVLRARLEKRRQDASGAPEKAVKVEGAESAEKTEKTETAEKVETPATPKPPGKSEQPVQGET; this is encoded by the coding sequence ATGTCGCGCCTGAAAGACCGCTTCCAGCGCCTCCAGCGGTCGGTCATGCGCCTGCCGGTGATCGGCGTACTGCTGCAGGCCATCCGCAACTATGTGCTGCACCAGAGCGCCAACCAGGCCGGCAGCATGGCGTTCTCGTCGGTCCTGTCGATGTTTCCGCTGCTGTTGCTGCTGTCCGCCGGCGCGGCTTACATCGGCTCGCCCGGGGATGCTGCCGCACTGGCCACCCGTGCCGTGGAGTACGCGCCGCCGCTGGTGCGCAGCGCCTTGCAGCCGGTGGTCAACCAGGTGCTGGCGCAGCGCAGTCAGGCGCTGCTGGCCATCGGGCTGTTCGTGACGCTGTGGACCGCCTCGTCCGGCATGCAGGCGGTGCGCACCGCCTTGAACCGGTCCTACGGCATCCAGCGCGGCCTGCCTTTCTGGAAGGCGCGGCTCAAGGTCACTCTGTTTACCGTGGTGGTGGGCGGCGGGATCCTGCTCATCTTCAGCTCGGTGATCGTGATGCCGTATGTCTGGGAGGCGCTGGAGCGCAGCGTCGGCGCGGGTCAGGACACCCTGTGGCTGCGTCACAGCGTCCGCTATGGCGTCGCGCTGCCGGTGCTGGTGCTGCTCTATGCGCTGCTGTATGGCTGGCTGCCCGACACGCCGCAGCGCTTGCGCACCGTGCTGCCGGGTGCGGTGGTGGGGGCGGTGCTTTGGGTGGCCGCCGCGGCGGTGCTGTCGTACACGCTGCGCAGCGCGGGAAAGCTCGCCCTGCTGTATGGGAGCTTCGCAGGCGTGGTCGCGACGCTGGTCTTCCTCTACATGAGCGCGACCACGCTGATCTACGGCGCCGAAGTCAACGGTGTGCTGCGGGCGCGTCTGGAGAAGCGACGCCAGGATGCGTCCGGCGCTCCTGAAAAGGCGGTGAAGGTCGAGGGGGCCGAAAGCGCTGAAAAGACTGAAAAGACGGAGACGGCCGAGAAGGTGGAGACACCGGCGACACCGAAGCCGCCCGGGAAGTCGGAGCAGCCCGTTCAGGGTGAGACCTGA
- a CDS encoding LysR family transcriptional regulator: MDRLDAMALLLDTLDAGSFSAAARLRGIPVATLTRHIGQLEQQLGADLLIRSTRRLTLTEAGQRYVASARQVLMQVDEMERDAAGEFVAPTGRLVISAPRAFGRLHLLPLVREFLLQHEGIQVDLQLADHHVDLVGGAADLALRIGTLPDSGLIATRLGTMRSVIAASPALLAQWGPVNQPEDLAPWPEVAVDIPLPTLATRGAGVGQERFGRQVRLTVSGAEAAADAAQSGIGFVRLLHYQVADAVQAARLVLLLTASESAPVPVHFVHAPLTQLPLKTRRFLDFASDRLRDALRALARIGAPG; the protein is encoded by the coding sequence ATGGACAGACTGGATGCGATGGCGCTGCTGCTCGACACCCTGGACGCCGGCAGCTTCTCAGCCGCTGCGCGGCTGCGGGGCATTCCGGTGGCCACGCTGACCCGCCACATCGGCCAGTTGGAACAGCAACTGGGCGCCGACCTGCTGATTCGCAGCACCCGTCGGCTGACCCTGACCGAGGCCGGGCAACGTTACGTCGCCAGTGCGCGGCAGGTGCTGATGCAGGTGGACGAGATGGAGCGGGATGCGGCGGGCGAGTTCGTGGCGCCCACCGGGCGACTGGTGATCAGCGCGCCACGGGCGTTCGGACGCCTTCACCTGCTGCCGCTGGTGCGGGAGTTCCTGCTGCAGCATGAGGGGATCCAGGTCGACCTGCAGTTGGCAGATCATCACGTCGACCTGGTGGGCGGCGCGGCCGATCTGGCGCTGCGGATCGGCACCCTGCCCGACAGCGGCCTGATTGCGACCCGTCTCGGCACGATGCGGTCGGTGATCGCGGCCAGTCCGGCGCTGCTGGCCCAGTGGGGCCCGGTGAATCAGCCCGAGGATCTTGCGCCCTGGCCCGAGGTCGCGGTGGACATTCCCTTGCCCACCCTGGCGACGCGGGGCGCAGGCGTCGGCCAGGAGCGGTTCGGGCGGCAGGTCCGGCTGACAGTGTCTGGTGCAGAGGCCGCGGCGGACGCCGCACAGAGCGGCATCGGCTTCGTTCGCCTGCTTCATTACCAGGTGGCCGATGCCGTGCAGGCTGCTCGCCTGGTGCTGCTGCTCACCGCTTCGGAGTCGGCGCCCGTGCCGGTGCATTTCGTCCACGCGCCGTTGACCCAACTGCCGCTCAAGACGCGTCGCTTCCTGGACTTCGCCAGCGACCGGCTCCGTGACGCGTTGCGCGCGTTGGCGCGGATCGGTGCGCCGGGCTGA
- a CDS encoding pyridoxamine 5'-phosphate oxidase family protein, with protein MAYGFLDVAVTPAVKAVQQAQGVAHMWEGFLGHREFDRFSDGEAEFIADRDSFYLATTSETGWPYVQHRGGPKGFLKLVDDRTLAFADYRGNFQYISVGNLAASDKACLFLMDYRHRTRLKIYAHAEAVALDADPALTALVLDGPGGQGGKGTKVERIIRLRLQNFDWNCPRHIVPRFTESEVAEAIQPLNERLAALEAENARLRAQVEGVAGAAG; from the coding sequence ATGGCTTACGGATTCCTGGATGTGGCGGTCACGCCGGCGGTGAAGGCGGTTCAACAGGCGCAAGGGGTGGCGCACATGTGGGAGGGCTTTCTCGGCCACCGCGAGTTCGATCGCTTCAGCGACGGCGAGGCCGAGTTCATTGCCGACCGCGACAGCTTCTACCTTGCCACCACCTCGGAGACGGGTTGGCCTTATGTGCAACACCGGGGCGGCCCCAAGGGCTTCCTGAAGCTGGTGGACGACCGCACCCTGGCGTTTGCCGACTATCGGGGCAACTTCCAGTACATCAGCGTCGGCAACCTGGCGGCGAGCGACAAGGCCTGTCTGTTCCTGATGGACTACCGCCACCGCACCCGTCTGAAGATCTACGCCCATGCCGAGGCGGTGGCGCTGGACGCCGATCCTGCGCTGACCGCCTTGGTCTTGGACGGCCCCGGCGGGCAGGGCGGCAAGGGCACCAAGGTGGAACGGATCATCCGGTTGCGCTTGCAGAACTTTGACTGGAACTGCCCGCGCCACATCGTGCCTCGGTTCACCGAGTCCGAAGTGGCCGAGGCGATCCAGCCCCTGAATGAGCGCTTGGCGGCGTTGGAGGCGGAGAACGCCCGCTTGCGTGCCCAGGTGGAAGGGGTGGCCGGGGCGGCGGGCTGA
- a CDS encoding MFS transporter, translating into MSATPLTPHSPADAEGPAGAAAGAPPSGSRAGDRVPTRQKVGYGLGSLIDMWGHWLYPSLAFHVFNVFLGVAPGLISTAQMIKIFVDAGSDALFGWISDNTRTRYGRRRPFILVGGVLAGIGLPLMFAVGRGWTDTQYFIFMVVSTIIYVPVMSCFNMPWLSLGAEMTPDYHERTRVMQARNAIQKAPELAMFFAAQFTTLAIFRGADGKPDILLGAQTYCAILGAIMVAVSIIMFFVVRERYYVSLVARTQSHIPFADTLWRTLRCKPFRYVLLMMLAYGMGTAMVAALGYYATVYYVCHGDVALATKWNTAMGLSGMVFGFLGIPFFGSVAKRHGKRAALALVLILAICAFIGDWWLYDPARPALQLLACGFVAFTGAGFWTLYGSTVADVVDYDELQTGQRREGSFSACQSWISKVGIALGVGASGWILQFTGFDSKLPAQSEHAIFMIRILLSGIPVIGLVLALVALMRFELTEKRMLEIRDALEAQRGVV; encoded by the coding sequence ATGAGCGCCACACCTTTGACTCCCCATTCCCCTGCCGACGCCGAGGGGCCTGCCGGCGCAGCCGCAGGGGCCCCGCCGTCCGGATCCCGCGCCGGCGACCGCGTGCCGACGCGGCAGAAGGTGGGCTACGGCCTGGGCTCGCTGATCGACATGTGGGGCCATTGGCTCTATCCGTCGCTGGCCTTCCATGTGTTCAACGTCTTCCTGGGGGTGGCGCCGGGCCTGATCTCGACGGCGCAGATGATCAAGATCTTTGTCGACGCGGGCTCCGACGCGCTGTTTGGCTGGATCTCCGACAACACCCGCACCCGCTACGGGCGGCGTCGGCCATTCATCCTGGTCGGCGGCGTGCTGGCGGGCATCGGGCTGCCGCTGATGTTCGCGGTCGGCCGGGGCTGGACCGACACGCAGTACTTCATCTTCATGGTGGTCTCCACCATCATCTATGTGCCGGTGATGAGCTGCTTCAACATGCCCTGGCTGAGCCTGGGTGCGGAGATGACGCCGGACTATCACGAGCGCACCCGGGTCATGCAGGCCCGCAACGCGATCCAGAAGGCCCCGGAGCTGGCGATGTTCTTCGCCGCGCAGTTCACCACGCTGGCGATCTTCCGCGGCGCCGATGGCAAGCCCGACATCCTGCTGGGCGCGCAGACCTACTGCGCCATCCTGGGCGCGATCATGGTGGCGGTGTCCATCATCATGTTCTTCGTGGTGCGGGAGCGCTATTACGTCTCGCTGGTGGCGCGCACCCAGAGCCACATTCCGTTTGCCGACACCCTGTGGCGCACCTTGCGCTGCAAGCCCTTCCGCTATGTGCTGCTGATGATGCTGGCCTACGGCATGGGCACCGCGATGGTGGCGGCACTGGGCTACTACGCCACGGTCTATTACGTCTGCCATGGCGATGTGGCCCTGGCCACCAAGTGGAACACCGCCATGGGCCTGTCGGGCATGGTGTTCGGCTTCCTGGGCATTCCGTTCTTCGGCAGCGTGGCCAAGCGGCATGGCAAGCGGGCGGCACTGGCGCTGGTGCTGATCCTGGCCATCTGCGCCTTCATCGGCGACTGGTGGCTGTACGACCCGGCGCGCCCGGCGCTGCAGCTGCTGGCCTGCGGCTTCGTGGCCTTCACCGGTGCCGGCTTCTGGACGCTCTACGGCTCCACCGTGGCGGACGTGGTGGACTACGACGAACTGCAGACCGGCCAGCGCCGCGAGGGCTCGTTCTCGGCCTGCCAGTCCTGGATCTCGAAGGTGGGCATCGCGCTGGGCGTGGGCGCCTCGGGTTGGATCCTGCAGTTCACCGGCTTCGATTCCAAGCTGCCGGCTCAGTCGGAGCATGCGATCTTCATGATCCGCATCCTGCTGTCGGGCATTCCGGTGATCGGGCTGGTGCTGGCGCTGGTGGCGCTGATGCGCTTCGAACTGACGGAGAAGCGGATGCTGGAGATTCGCGATGCGCTGGAGGCGCAACGCGGCGTGGTATGA